The Bacillus oleivorans genome has a window encoding:
- a CDS encoding FIMAH domain-containing protein, with translation MGNNVLRQLSSVVSILLVMSFILSSIDYSSAAAQMADDQWVQLQVENGDFEVNPASETDLPGWEYWDGGYQEGMSISQDRAFAGEQSLKVHNNGVVGLFSQEIPVTEGDTYKLSAQLFIEELTSGNPGIWLRWLNEEGEIIQNSPKYFENLPLQQWNEVTIEAAAPPEAKSVKIFIYQTTATKMKGYYDQIQLFKKSSGIAVDLQNPSFEEASIDGTIPSWEFYPPQLSDGTSISLSRDVVYAGEQSVKITDGSNEKSVGLYSSAVQIEPNKVYTVSGKAYIESGGISIYVKFYNSSGQEVGSYRTGYNSPNNQWIDILAEGKAPADSVSAKVFLYAGAAGTSSAYYDDFRLSMKEQLELPFEFGNPINYGPAALAAKIQGAAIGNGELYFVTNGSPGTFYANDASTGEVIFSQPIPGIDVVWGLTIGSDGNVYFSGTYNGILYRYVVNEKRIEQVGKNPSDDWVWELEASEDGKIYGATYPNAKVFEYDIAKNQFRDLGSIHPDQKYARGLGVTNENLYVGIGTTAYLYQINRETGEKTEINLPITGQETSVSNIWEYDNRLFVAYGTSMIVMDLTTGEVVKEMNWQDENTFDGLISEPSPYDSSLIYFRNKNTSELWTYDLDTNETQPVEPRIQLPASSVKAFKWTTNPDGTKVLAILHQQIEYSIYNPQTNTLEVSYPEAEMQGLAIQSLEIGEDDNVYMGGYQGSMGVFDTSAEEYILHERNPHQIEGIGFLNGKVYMGTYGGALIYEFDPNQPYHYTNGGPGNNPEMVYDIGVEQSRPFTFASGENKLYIGTIPDYGRLGGALTIFDSQTNEWKSIRNIIPNQSIIGLAYLNETVYGGSSVAGGLGIEPTEQEAKMFAFNTSSEEYEVFDINIEDFRPEMIGELSIGPDQNLWGIAWGYANDGIVKSVVFAMNPETKEILKSAELYPGVQRGSQWRPFFMRWSDEGLLYTTAGRRLTVIDPETMMSQQLVGDTVNLMDLDSEGNIYYAIGENLFKLPVPLNNALVSIDDNTVIQGSEKNVELTGTLANGKTADLAGAEIEWFNSDSQAAVIENGKLIGNNAGSTAVYAKVTYNGETINSNTITVTVQVTASSLISQIEELEALAKLKKSTSEQLVNKLKQAQHQFEKGDTAQAIKHLQDFVKLLENSNENEDIITLLTTNVKSIEDYYRKH, from the coding sequence TTGGGAAACAATGTCTTGCGCCAGCTTTCTTCTGTTGTTTCGATCCTGTTGGTTATGTCATTCATCTTGTCATCCATTGATTATTCATCTGCAGCAGCTCAAATGGCCGATGATCAGTGGGTACAGCTTCAAGTTGAAAATGGCGATTTTGAGGTTAATCCTGCTTCAGAAACAGATCTGCCTGGCTGGGAGTACTGGGATGGCGGCTATCAGGAAGGAATGAGTATCTCTCAAGATCGTGCATTTGCAGGGGAGCAAAGTCTGAAAGTCCATAATAATGGAGTAGTCGGTCTGTTTAGTCAAGAGATTCCGGTAACTGAAGGCGATACATACAAACTGTCAGCACAACTTTTCATTGAAGAATTGACATCTGGAAACCCTGGGATCTGGCTGCGATGGCTGAATGAGGAAGGGGAAATTATTCAAAATAGCCCAAAATACTTCGAGAACCTTCCTCTTCAGCAATGGAATGAAGTTACAATTGAAGCGGCTGCCCCGCCTGAAGCAAAGAGTGTTAAAATTTTCATTTATCAAACGACAGCCACCAAAATGAAGGGCTACTATGATCAAATCCAGCTATTTAAAAAATCATCAGGGATTGCAGTAGACTTACAGAATCCAAGTTTTGAAGAAGCTTCTATTGATGGAACAATACCAAGTTGGGAGTTTTACCCGCCACAGCTTAGTGATGGGACCTCTATTTCTCTCAGTCGAGATGTTGTATATGCAGGTGAACAGAGTGTAAAGATAACAGACGGTTCCAATGAAAAATCAGTTGGGTTGTACAGTAGCGCCGTTCAAATAGAACCAAACAAGGTCTACACCGTTTCAGGCAAAGCTTATATCGAATCTGGAGGTATTAGTATCTACGTTAAATTTTATAATAGCTCTGGACAAGAAGTTGGCAGTTATCGAACCGGATATAATTCACCAAATAATCAATGGATTGATATCCTTGCAGAAGGGAAAGCCCCTGCAGATTCGGTGTCTGCAAAAGTTTTCTTATACGCTGGTGCAGCTGGTACAAGCTCGGCCTATTATGATGACTTCAGATTATCCATGAAAGAACAGCTGGAGCTTCCTTTTGAATTTGGCAATCCCATTAACTATGGTCCAGCCGCTTTAGCAGCGAAAATCCAAGGCGCAGCAATCGGAAATGGAGAACTTTATTTTGTCACGAACGGCTCACCCGGCACTTTTTATGCGAATGATGCCAGTACAGGAGAAGTCATTTTCTCTCAGCCGATTCCCGGGATTGATGTCGTCTGGGGATTAACAATCGGATCTGATGGTAATGTATATTTCTCCGGTACGTATAATGGGATCTTATACCGTTATGTTGTAAACGAAAAAAGAATTGAGCAAGTAGGTAAAAACCCATCGGATGATTGGGTCTGGGAATTAGAAGCTTCTGAAGATGGGAAAATTTATGGAGCGACTTATCCAAATGCAAAAGTGTTTGAATATGATATAGCAAAAAATCAATTTAGAGACTTAGGTTCGATCCACCCAGACCAGAAATATGCAAGAGGACTAGGGGTAACAAATGAAAATCTTTATGTAGGGATTGGCACTACCGCCTATTTATATCAAATAAACCGGGAAACTGGCGAGAAGACGGAAATTAATCTCCCCATAACCGGTCAGGAAACGTCTGTTTCGAATATTTGGGAATACGACAACAGGCTATTTGTTGCTTATGGAACCTCTATGATCGTAATGGATTTGACAACTGGTGAAGTAGTAAAAGAAATGAACTGGCAGGATGAAAATACATTTGATGGATTAATTTCGGAGCCATCTCCTTATGACAGCAGTCTCATCTACTTCAGGAATAAAAATACAAGTGAATTGTGGACATATGATCTAGATACAAATGAAACACAGCCAGTTGAACCGCGTATACAGCTGCCAGCTTCATCTGTAAAAGCGTTCAAATGGACAACCAATCCCGATGGTACAAAAGTGCTTGCAATTCTGCATCAGCAGATTGAGTATTCGATTTATAACCCGCAAACCAATACGTTAGAGGTCAGCTATCCAGAGGCTGAAATGCAAGGACTTGCGATACAAAGTTTGGAAATTGGTGAGGACGATAACGTTTATATGGGCGGATACCAAGGATCGATGGGTGTTTTTGACACTTCGGCAGAAGAATATATTTTACACGAAAGAAATCCTCATCAAATCGAGGGCATCGGTTTTCTGAATGGAAAAGTGTATATGGGAACCTATGGGGGAGCTCTCATATATGAGTTCGATCCAAATCAACCTTATCATTATACAAATGGAGGTCCTGGAAATAACCCGGAAATGGTCTATGATATTGGCGTAGAACAAAGCAGACCGTTCACTTTTGCCTCAGGTGAAAACAAGCTTTATATTGGTACGATACCTGATTACGGCAGATTAGGCGGTGCATTAACGATATTTGATTCGCAGACTAATGAATGGAAAAGTATCCGCAATATCATACCGAATCAAAGTATTATAGGTTTAGCCTACCTTAACGAAACAGTGTATGGAGGTTCGTCCGTTGCAGGCGGACTTGGGATTGAACCAACTGAACAAGAAGCAAAAATGTTTGCCTTTAATACTTCATCGGAAGAATATGAAGTTTTCGATATTAATATAGAAGATTTTCGGCCAGAAATGATCGGGGAGTTATCGATTGGCCCAGATCAGAATTTATGGGGGATTGCTTGGGGATATGCTAATGATGGAATCGTTAAATCAGTAGTCTTTGCAATGAACCCTGAAACAAAAGAAATCCTTAAATCTGCTGAACTCTATCCGGGAGTCCAAAGGGGGAGTCAATGGCGTCCATTCTTTATGAGATGGAGTGACGAGGGCTTACTATATACCACCGCTGGCCGCAGACTTACAGTTATAGATCCTGAAACGATGATGAGTCAACAGCTAGTTGGAGATACTGTTAATCTTATGGATCTGGATAGTGAAGGGAACATTTATTACGCTATCGGAGAAAATCTATTTAAATTACCGGTACCTTTAAATAACGCGCTTGTTTCTATCGATGATAATACGGTCATTCAGGGAAGCGAAAAGAATGTAGAACTGACTGGTACCCTTGCCAATGGGAAAACGGCTGATTTGGCAGGTGCTGAGATAGAATGGTTCAATTCAGATTCTCAGGCTGCTGTTATTGAAAACGGAAAGCTTATTGGAAATAATGCTGGCAGCACCGCGGTTTACGCTAAGGTAACCTATAATGGAGAAACCATTAATTCCAATACAATCACAGTCACAGTTCAAGTTACAGCTTCATCTCTCATATCCCAGATTGAAGAGCTTGAAGCATTAGCAAAACTGAAAAAATCAACCTCTGAGCAACTAGTGAACAAATTAAAACAGGCTCAACATCAGTTTGAAAAAGGCGATACAGCTCAAGCAATTAAACATTTACAAGACTTCGTAAAACTCTTAGAAAATAGTAATGAGAATGAGGATATCATTACCCTGTTAACAACCAATGTGAAATCAATAGAAGATTATTATCGCAAACACTAA
- a CDS encoding S8 family peptidase: MIKKGSICFMLFLLIFASVTGAGMAASEDTQEYIIQFQDEIPAEILSALGFETMYTYPSIDSAAVKGNSAQLALLSNQTKLLTVTENKPVNTSLTPQTVSWGYEPVEAPQMAEAGLTGDGVKVAILDTGIDTEHPDLKVAGGVCVAESCPSGFDDNNGHGTHIAGIIAAQDNEIGVLGIAPDVELYAIKSLDQNGDGTTATIIAGIEWAIQNQMDIINLSVTTTANDSALQRILDQAYQQGILLVGSGGNNGTAAGTENNVMYPAKYPTVIAVSSVDSQLKRSSTSATGYEIEIAAPGDQILSTFPSDVLINGSQSNGYAVMSGTSMAAPFVAAMLALYKEKEPAKTSAELRTLLQQNALDLGVAGKDNLYGYGLVQGISEVTEADGNQVAVTSVVNGKVQMEITANELVQTVTVTRNAQPVKSLAEGTFTDYVLAGQYQYAFDFQYADGKKVTIPVKVDVPAPKFSDLSMKQWFAPHMVYLYENSILAGTTSTTMKPDSNITRAMAVAIIGRAVGLNGEKRSTHFSDVGSNNFASGYIQSAYENGILLGFPDGTFRPDQEVTRAEMAMLVAKAYRLDDATPVAFPDVNEKVSGYEAIYKIANANITSGYLDGEFKPYEPMKRSTFAVFIARAENPLFLDVE; the protein is encoded by the coding sequence ATGATAAAAAAAGGCTCAATCTGTTTTATGTTATTCTTGCTGATCTTCGCATCCGTTACTGGGGCTGGAATGGCAGCAAGTGAAGATACACAGGAATATATTATTCAATTTCAAGATGAGATTCCTGCCGAAATTCTTAGTGCCTTAGGCTTTGAAACCATGTATACATATCCTTCGATTGACTCAGCAGCAGTTAAGGGGAATTCAGCTCAATTAGCGCTATTAAGCAATCAAACTAAACTTTTAACTGTAACTGAAAATAAACCTGTCAATACTTCGTTGACACCTCAAACTGTTTCTTGGGGATATGAGCCGGTTGAAGCCCCGCAAATGGCAGAAGCGGGTTTGACCGGAGATGGAGTAAAGGTGGCCATTTTAGATACAGGTATTGATACGGAACATCCAGATTTAAAAGTGGCCGGCGGTGTCTGTGTTGCCGAAAGCTGTCCGTCTGGTTTTGACGATAATAATGGTCATGGAACTCATATTGCGGGGATCATTGCTGCACAGGATAATGAGATCGGTGTATTAGGGATTGCCCCTGATGTTGAGCTTTATGCCATTAAGTCTTTAGATCAAAACGGTGATGGAACTACAGCCACCATTATTGCCGGAATCGAATGGGCGATTCAAAATCAAATGGATATTATTAACCTAAGTGTGACAACGACTGCGAATGATTCAGCCTTGCAGCGAATTCTTGATCAAGCTTATCAACAAGGAATTCTATTAGTTGGTTCAGGCGGAAACAATGGGACAGCTGCCGGAACAGAGAATAATGTTATGTACCCGGCTAAATATCCTACTGTTATCGCCGTTAGCAGTGTCGACTCACAATTAAAGAGAAGTTCCACCTCTGCTACCGGGTATGAAATTGAAATTGCTGCTCCTGGGGACCAAATATTAAGTACATTTCCAAGTGATGTTTTAATCAATGGAAGTCAGAGTAATGGGTATGCCGTGATGAGCGGAACGTCTATGGCCGCACCTTTTGTTGCCGCCATGCTTGCTCTTTATAAAGAAAAAGAACCTGCTAAAACGAGTGCAGAGCTTCGCACTCTTCTCCAACAAAATGCTTTGGATTTAGGTGTTGCCGGAAAAGACAATTTATATGGATATGGGTTAGTGCAGGGAATCAGTGAAGTCACTGAAGCGGATGGAAACCAAGTGGCGGTTACATCAGTAGTAAATGGTAAAGTTCAGATGGAGATTACAGCAAATGAACTTGTACAAACCGTTACGGTTACAAGAAATGCACAACCAGTGAAAAGCTTAGCTGAAGGTACCTTTACGGATTATGTACTAGCTGGTCAATATCAATATGCATTTGATTTTCAATATGCAGATGGAAAAAAGGTTACAATTCCAGTCAAAGTAGATGTGCCAGCGCCGAAATTTAGTGATCTTTCTATGAAGCAATGGTTTGCTCCGCATATGGTTTATCTGTATGAGAATAGTATTTTAGCAGGAACTACTTCTACCACTATGAAGCCGGATTCTAATATTACAAGAGCGATGGCGGTTGCGATTATCGGACGTGCAGTGGGACTTAATGGGGAAAAAAGATCTACTCACTTTTCTGATGTAGGATCAAACAATTTTGCCTCTGGATATATTCAATCAGCCTATGAAAATGGGATTCTGCTTGGATTTCCCGATGGAACCTTTAGGCCGGACCAAGAAGTGACACGGGCGGAAATGGCGATGCTAGTCGCAAAGGCTTACCGGCTAGATGATGCTACACCGGTTGCGTTTCCTGATGTAAATGAAAAGGTTTCAGGTTACGAAGCCATTTATAAAATTGCCAATGCCAATATCACTTCAGGGTATTTAGACGGGGAATTTAAACCGTATGAACCAATGAAACGATCCACTTTTGCTGTCTTTATTGCAAGGGCGGAGAATCCGCTATTTTTAGATGTCGAATAG
- a CDS encoding alkaline phosphatase: MKRTKLAFLTIILIFLYSQPVLANTTPSPCKNVIMMIMDGTNSSAVTLSRWYKGSSLALDEMVVGGVRTYSLRSVITDSASAATAMATGHKTIVDKVGMAPLYPSDEANKPKDIIPKASILEAAKSSGYATGLVATAPIQHATPAGFSAHVLDREMFSDIAEQQVYQGIDVVLGGGKASLLPGDREESRNDGENLLQVLKEKDYTLVNSKHQLASASGRKIWGSFAEGAMAYDIDRKAFGLKQPSLAEMTEKAIHTLSQQKKGFFLMVEGSKVDWAAHLNDPVGIITEVLAFDEAVKKALDFANADGKTLVIAVADHGNSGLSIGDWGTDTDYAISPPAKFIRPIKQAKLSVEGAVSLLKKDHSNLVEVASYYGLKDLQREELDLLQAAKHKDDVKGLLAQFLAKRAHIGFTTHGHTGEDVLLYSFGPGKPAGLLDNIDLAKVMADYLEVNLDETTDALFVDAEQWFKGKGYKTRIEPESKNNEVFVARKDNKEIRYPKNKNFRVVNGKVEALPGVNVFNGKRFFVARPGKD, from the coding sequence TTGAAAAGAACCAAGTTAGCTTTTTTGACAATCATTCTTATTTTCTTATATAGTCAGCCTGTATTGGCTAACACCACCCCCTCCCCCTGCAAAAACGTCATTATGATGATCATGGATGGGACAAATTCTAGTGCAGTTACTCTCTCGCGCTGGTATAAAGGAAGCAGTCTTGCTTTAGATGAGATGGTTGTTGGCGGTGTTCGCACCTATTCCCTTCGCTCTGTGATCACGGATAGCGCCTCTGCAGCAACAGCCATGGCTACAGGGCATAAAACGATTGTAGATAAAGTAGGGATGGCCCCGCTTTATCCGTCAGATGAAGCAAACAAACCAAAGGATATCATTCCGAAAGCTTCTATATTAGAAGCAGCTAAAAGCAGCGGATATGCAACAGGACTTGTAGCAACGGCTCCAATTCAGCATGCAACTCCGGCTGGATTCTCTGCACACGTATTAGATCGCGAAATGTTCTCTGATATTGCAGAGCAGCAGGTGTACCAAGGGATTGATGTGGTTTTGGGCGGAGGGAAAGCCTCTCTTTTACCGGGAGATAGAGAAGAAAGCCGAAATGACGGAGAAAATTTGCTTCAGGTGTTAAAGGAGAAAGACTATACTTTAGTAAATTCAAAGCATCAGTTAGCCTCTGCCTCTGGCCGGAAAATCTGGGGTTCCTTTGCAGAAGGTGCAATGGCTTATGATATTGATCGAAAAGCTTTCGGATTGAAACAGCCTTCACTAGCAGAAATGACGGAAAAAGCCATTCACACTCTATCTCAGCAGAAAAAGGGATTTTTCCTCATGGTCGAAGGCAGTAAAGTTGATTGGGCGGCTCATTTAAATGACCCGGTTGGGATCATTACTGAGGTGCTCGCGTTTGATGAGGCTGTCAAAAAGGCATTGGATTTTGCAAATGCTGATGGAAAAACGCTTGTTATTGCTGTGGCGGATCACGGGAATAGCGGCTTGTCCATTGGGGACTGGGGAACGGATACCGATTACGCGATCTCACCGCCGGCCAAATTTATCAGACCGATCAAACAAGCAAAACTCTCAGTTGAGGGTGCTGTTTCTTTGTTAAAAAAGGATCACTCTAATTTAGTAGAGGTTGCATCCTATTACGGACTCAAAGATTTGCAAAGGGAAGAACTCGATCTCCTGCAAGCAGCTAAACACAAGGATGATGTGAAAGGTCTTCTTGCGCAATTTTTAGCCAAACGAGCCCATATTGGCTTTACCACCCATGGTCATACAGGTGAGGATGTTTTACTTTATTCTTTCGGCCCTGGTAAACCGGCTGGGCTTTTGGACAATATCGACTTGGCTAAGGTAATGGCAGATTATTTGGAAGTAAATCTCGATGAAACCACTGACGCTCTCTTTGTCGATGCAGAACAATGGTTTAAAGGAAAAGGATATAAAACGAGGATTGAACCAGAGAGTAAAAATAATGAAGTCTTTGTAGCAAGAAAGGACAACAAGGAAATTCGCTATCCAAAAAATAAAAATTTTCGCGTAGTTAATGGGAAGGTTGAGGCCTTGCCTGGGGTGAATGTGTTTAATGGAAAGAGGTTTTTTGTGGCTAGGCCTGGGAAAGATTGA
- a CDS encoding N-acetylmuramoyl-L-alanine amidase: protein MRRVRQSLTAGLLCLLMSGSITPGLAYGMEGEDPDAASQETSAPVDQTEEAAGTEIEDNSIESYNTAYQTELPNEAMLTYIASVNTNQFTDVGTTHRAKDEIYYLASGGIIYGTSADKFSPARNVTRGEAAAMVGRMLSLDGTKRATEFTDVGAGNFASGYIQAAADRGIISGYKDGSFKPDQPVTRGEMAFLINKALNFGATSISGAASLLMNKGIAQGLPDGTFGQNLHIIRADFSVFLARSILADLRIEPNESFDQVAFITATDLNVRTGPGTKFTRVAQLQPREVRSAYQIGEWYYITWAEGKTGFVHGDYLSNQAIDDITKILQETHIIVDPGHGYTDPGATGFGTHEKDVVLDVATRVKGYIQQTPLQVSLTRESDRFLSLAERVTFAKEQGGDIFVSIHTNAYNGEANGTETYYYKAAATNPYTSQSRALAIYIQNRVLEAWGLYDRGVKPGNFHVLRENTMPAVLVELGFIDNTGDYQKISSPEERQKAAKAIFFGILDYYYHYEGLDIQFLYTQMNASPSPRLH from the coding sequence ATGCGCAGGGTACGGCAAAGTTTGACAGCAGGCCTCCTTTGTCTATTAATGTCGGGATCTATAACACCAGGATTAGCCTATGGCATGGAGGGAGAAGATCCTGACGCTGCTTCTCAAGAAACTTCCGCACCAGTTGATCAAACGGAAGAAGCTGCCGGCACAGAAATTGAGGATAATTCAATTGAAAGCTATAACACTGCTTATCAAACTGAATTACCAAATGAAGCAATGCTTACATACATAGCTTCCGTCAATACCAATCAGTTTACTGATGTAGGAACAACTCACCGTGCTAAAGATGAAATCTATTATTTAGCCTCAGGGGGAATCATTTACGGGACTTCCGCTGACAAATTCTCCCCAGCTCGAAACGTTACGCGTGGCGAAGCGGCGGCGATGGTAGGTCGTATGCTGTCTTTAGATGGGACAAAGAGAGCTACCGAGTTTACGGATGTAGGAGCGGGTAACTTTGCCTCGGGCTATATTCAGGCAGCTGCTGACAGAGGGATTATAAGCGGGTATAAAGATGGTTCTTTTAAACCTGATCAGCCCGTGACACGCGGGGAAATGGCGTTTTTAATTAATAAGGCGCTAAACTTTGGTGCAACCAGTATTTCTGGAGCAGCCTCACTGCTTATGAATAAAGGAATTGCTCAAGGGCTTCCGGATGGCACTTTTGGCCAAAATTTACATATTATTCGAGCGGACTTTTCTGTGTTTTTAGCTCGCAGTATTTTAGCAGATTTACGAATTGAACCAAATGAGTCTTTTGACCAAGTAGCATTTATTACCGCAACCGATTTAAACGTAAGAACCGGTCCAGGAACCAAATTCACAAGAGTTGCTCAATTACAGCCTCGAGAAGTCAGAAGTGCCTATCAAATCGGGGAATGGTATTACATTACTTGGGCAGAAGGGAAAACAGGTTTTGTCCATGGAGATTATCTATCTAATCAGGCTATTGACGATATAACAAAGATTTTACAAGAGACTCATATTATTGTAGACCCAGGTCATGGTTACACTGACCCAGGGGCAACAGGCTTTGGGACTCATGAAAAAGATGTAGTTCTTGATGTAGCAACCAGAGTAAAAGGATATATCCAACAAACTCCTTTACAAGTGTCGTTAACGAGAGAATCTGATCGTTTTCTTTCTTTAGCGGAACGAGTTACTTTTGCCAAAGAGCAGGGTGGAGATATATTTGTAAGTATTCATACGAATGCGTACAATGGTGAGGCTAACGGGACAGAAACATATTACTATAAAGCTGCTGCAACCAATCCATACACCTCTCAAAGCAGAGCATTAGCCATCTATATTCAAAACCGGGTATTAGAGGCGTGGGGACTATACGACCGAGGAGTAAAACCGGGTAACTTTCATGTACTGCGTGAAAATACAATGCCTGCTGTATTAGTGGAACTTGGATTTATTGACAACACAGGAGATTATCAGAAGATCAGTTCACCAGAAGAAAGACAAAAAGCGGCAAAGGCTATCTTCTTCGGAATACTAGATTACTATTATCATTATGAAGGTTTGGATATTCAATTTTTATATACCCAAATGAATGCTTCGCCATCGCCAAGACTTCATTAA